A part of Caldicellulosiruptor owensensis OL genomic DNA contains:
- a CDS encoding mannitol dehydrogenase family protein — translation MLELKRKDISKQDLWQKANIVLPQFDIEKIENATYQNPVWVHFGAGNIFRGYIAAIAQDLIERGELDRGVIAAELFDYEIIDRIYKPYDNLCLVVTSDAKGNLEKKVVASITEGLKCDKSFEADWQRLCRIFESSSLQLVTFTITEKGYNLFDLKGDYLPAVKEDIKNGPQSPKSSMGKVAALAYVRYKSGRKPVAYVSLDNCSKNGEKLQSSIVQIAKEWAKKGLVEEDFVEYLNHSSVVSFPWSMIDKIVPRPSERIKELLEEDGLENMDIICTSKNTYIAPFVNTEKAQYLVIEDSFPNGRPPLERAGVFMTDRKTVEDSERMKVQTCLNPLHTALAIFGCLLGYKTIYEEVKDEHLRRLIEKIGYDEGLKVVVDPKIINPRKYIKEVIEERLPNPYIPDTPQRIATDTSQKMPIRFGETIKAYTENSDLDVKSLKYIPLVIAGWLRYLMCIDDDGNVLEPSPDPLIPELKKYLEGIELGKEYEDLEERLRPILTNEVIFRVDLFKVGLAQRIIEYFKEMIQGVGAVRKTLQKYVS, via the coding sequence ATGTTGGAACTTAAGAGAAAAGATATATCGAAGCAAGATTTATGGCAAAAAGCCAATATTGTATTGCCTCAATTTGACATTGAAAAAATAGAAAATGCTACTTACCAAAATCCTGTATGGGTGCATTTTGGAGCAGGCAACATCTTTAGAGGATACATTGCAGCAATAGCACAAGATTTAATTGAAAGAGGAGAGCTTGACAGAGGAGTAATCGCAGCAGAGCTTTTTGATTATGAGATAATAGACAGGATATACAAACCTTATGACAATCTTTGTTTGGTTGTGACATCTGACGCAAAAGGAAATTTAGAAAAAAAAGTAGTCGCAAGCATTACAGAGGGGCTAAAGTGTGATAAAAGTTTTGAAGCAGACTGGCAAAGACTTTGTAGAATTTTTGAAAGCTCATCTCTTCAGCTTGTGACATTCACAATAACAGAAAAAGGATATAACCTGTTTGACCTCAAAGGAGATTATCTGCCTGCAGTAAAAGAGGATATAAAAAATGGGCCGCAAAGTCCAAAAAGTTCGATGGGTAAGGTTGCAGCCTTGGCATATGTTCGATACAAAAGCGGCAGAAAACCAGTTGCATATGTGAGTCTTGATAACTGTTCTAAAAATGGTGAAAAGTTACAAAGCTCGATAGTTCAAATAGCCAAAGAGTGGGCAAAAAAAGGACTTGTTGAAGAGGATTTTGTTGAATACTTGAACCATTCTTCTGTAGTTAGCTTTCCATGGAGCATGATAGACAAGATTGTTCCAAGACCGTCAGAGAGAATAAAAGAGCTTTTAGAGGAAGACGGACTTGAAAATATGGATATCATTTGCACATCAAAAAATACGTACATTGCGCCATTTGTCAATACAGAAAAGGCCCAGTATCTTGTAATAGAAGATAGTTTTCCAAATGGGAGACCACCACTGGAAAGAGCAGGAGTGTTTATGACAGATAGAAAGACGGTAGAAGATTCTGAGCGGATGAAGGTTCAGACATGTTTGAATCCTCTTCACACGGCTTTGGCTATATTTGGCTGTCTGCTTGGATACAAGACAATTTACGAAGAAGTAAAAGATGAACATTTGAGAAGACTTATTGAGAAGATAGGATATGATGAGGGATTGAAGGTTGTAGTTGACCCGAAGATAATAAATCCGAGGAAGTATATAAAGGAAGTGATAGAAGAAAGATTACCAAATCCGTATATACCCGACACACCGCAGAGAATTGCAACAGATACATCACAGAAAATGCCAATTAGATTTGGAGAGACTATAAAAGCGTATACAGAAAACTCAGATTTGGATGTGAAAAGTCTCAAATATATTCCTCTTGTAATAGCAGGATGGCTGAGGTATTTGATGTGCATTGATGATGATGGAAACGTTCTTGAGCCAAGCCCAGATCCGCTTATACCTGAGCTTAAAAAGTATCTTGAGGGCATAGAACTTGGCAAAGAGTATGAGGACTTGGAAGAAAGGCTAAGACCAATTCTAACTAATGAGGTTATTTTCAGAGTCGACTTATTTAAAGTGGGACTGGCTCAAAGAATAATAGAATATTTCAAAGAGATGATACAAGGCGTTGGAGCTGTGAGGAAGACCTTGCAAAAGTATGTGAGTTAA
- the uxuA gene encoding mannonate dehydratase: MGFKMTFRWFGPKDDNIPLEYIRQIPGIYGVVTALFDIPVGEVWPEDRIFELKRMVEDAGLKFEVIESVNVHEDIKLGLSTRDRYIENYKQTIRNLAKAGIKVICYNFMPVFDWLRTDLAKKLPDGSEVMEYNHEMLKNLTPDELVKSMEKGSQGFSLPGWESYRLKQLQSLFEMYKDVDENNLLQNLIYFLENIIPVCEECDVKMAIHPDDPPWSLFGLPRVVTNKENIEKFLKAVDSPYNGLTLCTGSLGANKENNIPELIRYFGKMGRIHFMHVRNIKFTGERSFYETSHLSTDGSFDMFEIMKAIYEIGFDGYLRPDHGRMIWGEKGRPGYGLYDRALGIAYLNGLWEAIDKMSKMK; encoded by the coding sequence ATGGGTTTTAAAATGACGTTTAGGTGGTTTGGTCCAAAAGATGATAATATTCCTCTTGAGTATATTCGCCAAATTCCAGGGATATACGGTGTTGTAACAGCCCTTTTTGATATTCCAGTTGGAGAGGTATGGCCGGAGGATAGGATCTTTGAGCTAAAAAGAATGGTAGAAGATGCAGGGCTAAAGTTTGAGGTAATAGAAAGTGTAAATGTTCACGAGGATATAAAACTTGGTCTTTCAACCAGAGATAGATATATAGAAAATTATAAGCAAACCATAAGAAATTTAGCGAAAGCAGGTATAAAAGTAATATGCTATAACTTCATGCCTGTATTTGACTGGCTGAGGACAGACCTTGCAAAAAAGCTTCCAGATGGTTCTGAGGTTATGGAATATAACCATGAGATGCTCAAGAATCTGACACCAGATGAACTTGTAAAAAGTATGGAAAAGGGTTCACAAGGATTTTCTCTTCCTGGCTGGGAGAGCTACAGATTAAAACAGCTTCAGAGCCTGTTTGAGATGTACAAGGATGTTGATGAGAATAATCTTTTACAAAATCTTATCTACTTTTTGGAAAATATAATTCCTGTATGTGAAGAATGCGATGTTAAAATGGCAATACATCCTGACGATCCACCTTGGTCACTTTTTGGTCTTCCAAGGGTTGTGACAAACAAGGAAAATATAGAAAAGTTTTTAAAAGCGGTTGACAGTCCGTACAATGGTTTGACTTTGTGCACAGGTTCTCTTGGAGCAAACAAGGAAAACAACATTCCGGAGCTTATAAGATATTTTGGCAAGATGGGAAGAATACATTTTATGCATGTAAGGAACATAAAATTTACAGGTGAGAGGTCTTTTTACGAGACGTCTCACCTGTCGACAGATGGTTCATTTGACATGTTTGAGATTATGAAGGCTATATACGAAATAGGTTTTGACGGGTATTTGCGACCTGACCATGGAAGAATGATTTGGGGCGAAAAAGGAAGACCTGGTTATGGACTTTATGATAGAGCCCTTGGCATTGCGTATTTGAACGGGTTGTGGGAAGCAATTGATAAGATGTCGAAAATGAAATGA
- a CDS encoding glycoside hydrolase family 2 TIM barrel-domain containing protein, whose translation MQKINLDRSWEYLELGFANVLSLTSSEYEWKKVDLPHDVVIEKERSEDNPSGAGEGYTAGCSLYYKKELFLNEQWKGKNLILEFEGIMGIAEVFVNGRLVAKHFNGYTSFLIDITKHVKFDDKNIVIVRVENTHKPSSRWYAGCGIYRHVWLHIGGKVYIKPWHLHVQTREIENQTAKLEVRAAVVNSVNEKIEGVIKFDVFSKEEKLVLSSEERFLIGENEEKVIAKTLELKPFKYWDVEDPYLYKIQATIICDESIEDSASTLFGIRTISADPKEGFKLNGKPLKLKGGCVHHDNGPLGSASFDRAEERKVELLKASGFNAVRLAHNPFAPAFLDACDRLGMLVIEEFFDVWHAGKVSFDYHLFFDKYWEEDVESTIMRDYNHPSIIMWSIGNEITWGVGIDVDDGSSYSIYSWCERLSKKVKSLDSSRLVTAALCAIPDDYKRLFAIIEVGNYVIRMLKQEADVIEDKWGEFSEKFSKFLDVVGYNYKVDRYAYDRYKYPDRIICGTETYPYTLFKNWKETMENSNVIGDFVWTAIDYLGEAGLGRVSIEEDDLKSFCGAYPWFLANCGDIDICGEKRPQSYYRDVVWGNRKDPYIVILPPQMYGKKLYFKPWAWEPVERSYTFPGCEGMKIAIYIYANADEVELFVNGRSLGRKKADVSTEFKTVYDTIYEPGVVEAIAYKDGKEIGRDRIETTGEPAALKLVPDREVISSCYGDLCYIKIVAVDKNGREVVFADNTIIVEVEGVGELVALGTADPLSGEPFVSRKRKLYKGRALAIVKSIGKKGDFKLKAWAEGLGGTQVFVKCI comes from the coding sequence ATGCAGAAAATAAATTTGGACAGGTCATGGGAATATCTTGAGCTTGGTTTTGCAAACGTGCTGAGCTTAACAAGTTCAGAATATGAGTGGAAAAAAGTGGATCTACCACATGATGTTGTAATTGAAAAGGAGAGAAGTGAGGACAATCCCTCAGGTGCCGGTGAAGGGTATACTGCAGGATGCAGTTTGTATTACAAAAAGGAATTGTTCTTGAATGAGCAATGGAAGGGCAAAAATTTGATACTTGAGTTTGAAGGAATTATGGGTATAGCCGAGGTTTTTGTAAATGGTAGATTAGTTGCAAAACACTTTAATGGATACACGAGTTTTCTAATTGATATAACAAAACATGTAAAGTTCGATGATAAGAACATTGTTATTGTACGTGTAGAGAACACTCATAAGCCAAGTTCAAGATGGTATGCAGGTTGTGGTATATACAGGCATGTGTGGCTACACATCGGTGGCAAGGTGTATATAAAACCGTGGCATTTGCATGTTCAAACCAGAGAAATTGAAAACCAAACGGCAAAGTTAGAAGTAAGAGCTGCTGTTGTCAACAGTGTGAATGAAAAAATTGAAGGAGTAATAAAGTTTGATGTATTTTCAAAAGAGGAAAAATTAGTGCTCAGTAGTGAAGAGAGATTTTTGATTGGTGAAAATGAAGAAAAGGTAATTGCTAAAACCTTGGAACTAAAACCATTTAAATATTGGGATGTAGAAGACCCATATCTTTATAAAATTCAAGCAACTATTATTTGTGATGAGAGTATTGAAGATAGTGCTTCTACATTGTTTGGTATTCGGACAATTTCAGCTGATCCAAAGGAAGGATTTAAATTAAATGGTAAGCCATTAAAATTGAAAGGTGGCTGTGTTCATCATGACAACGGACCACTTGGAAGTGCAAGTTTCGATAGAGCAGAAGAGAGAAAAGTAGAACTTTTAAAAGCTTCTGGATTCAACGCAGTAAGACTTGCACACAATCCATTTGCTCCTGCTTTTTTAGATGCATGTGATAGATTGGGGATGCTTGTGATAGAAGAATTTTTTGATGTATGGCATGCTGGCAAAGTTAGCTTTGACTACCATCTATTTTTTGATAAGTACTGGGAAGAAGATGTGGAGTCCACCATAATGAGGGACTATAATCATCCTTCGATAATAATGTGGTCAATAGGAAACGAGATTACATGGGGAGTTGGAATTGATGTTGATGATGGTAGCAGCTATTCCATCTACAGCTGGTGTGAGCGACTATCTAAAAAGGTAAAGAGCCTGGATTCATCAAGGCTGGTAACAGCGGCGCTGTGCGCAATCCCGGATGATTATAAAAGGCTTTTTGCCATAATTGAAGTAGGTAACTATGTAATTAGAATGCTTAAACAAGAAGCTGATGTTATTGAAGATAAATGGGGCGAGTTTTCAGAAAAGTTTTCGAAGTTTTTAGATGTTGTTGGTTATAACTATAAAGTAGATAGATATGCATACGATAGGTATAAATATCCTGACCGAATAATTTGTGGGACAGAAACTTATCCGTATACTCTTTTCAAAAACTGGAAGGAAACAATGGAAAATTCAAACGTAATAGGTGATTTTGTGTGGACGGCTATTGATTATTTAGGTGAAGCAGGACTTGGTAGGGTAAGTATTGAAGAAGATGATCTTAAATCTTTCTGCGGGGCTTATCCATGGTTTTTGGCAAATTGTGGGGATATTGATATTTGTGGTGAAAAACGACCTCAATCGTATTATAGGGATGTTGTTTGGGGAAATAGAAAAGATCCATATATTGTAATACTTCCACCACAAATGTATGGCAAAAAACTGTACTTTAAACCTTGGGCATGGGAGCCTGTTGAAAGAAGCTATACCTTTCCTGGATGTGAGGGGATGAAGATAGCAATATATATCTATGCAAATGCAGATGAGGTTGAACTGTTTGTAAATGGCAGAAGTTTGGGAAGAAAAAAAGCTGATGTTTCTACTGAGTTTAAAACAGTTTATGACACAATTTATGAACCAGGGGTAGTGGAAGCTATAGCATATAAAGATGGTAAAGAGATTGGCAGGGACAGAATAGAAACAACGGGTGAGCCCGCAGCCTTAAAACTGGTGCCAGATAGAGAAGTTATATCCTCTTGTTATGGTGATTTGTGCTACATAAAGATAGTAGCAGTTGATAAAAATGGGAGGGAGGTTGTTTTTGCGGATAACACAATAATTGTAGAGGTTGAAGGTGTTGGTGAACTTGTTGCTTTGGGAACTGCTGACCCTTTATCGGGGGAACCATTTGTTAGTCGAAAGAGAAAACTTTATAAAGGACGAGCACTGGCAATAGTAAAGAGCATTGGCAAAAAAGGAGATTTTAAATTGAAAGCTTGGGCAGAAGGATTGGGTGGTACTCAAGTTTTTGTAAAATGCATTTAA
- a CDS encoding energy-coupling factor ABC transporter permease, which produces MHIPDGYLSPQTCATFYAASVAAVGFAFAKFKKSVDEKTFVHLSVASAFTFIVMMFNFPVVGGSSAHITGIPLITYLFGPFASIIASAVVLIIQALLFRDGGILALGTNVFNMAVAIPLTVVFVDSILKTANLKNEKVRMFISTYISTNVAALLTAVELGLQPILFTKAGKPLYFMYDLKTTIPAMMVPHLLVVGVVEAALTILLYSALKNFAKIEK; this is translated from the coding sequence ATGCACATTCCTGATGGGTATTTGAGTCCGCAAACTTGTGCAACATTTTATGCTGCATCTGTGGCTGCAGTTGGCTTTGCATTTGCAAAGTTTAAAAAATCAGTTGATGAAAAGACCTTTGTTCATCTTTCAGTGGCATCAGCATTTACATTTATTGTTATGATGTTCAACTTTCCGGTAGTGGGAGGAAGTTCTGCTCATATTACTGGAATACCGCTTATAACTTATCTGTTCGGGCCCTTTGCTTCAATCATAGCATCAGCAGTGGTCTTGATAATCCAAGCTCTTTTGTTCAGAGACGGAGGAATTTTAGCACTTGGAACAAATGTGTTTAACATGGCTGTTGCTATTCCACTGACTGTTGTTTTTGTCGACAGCATTTTGAAAACGGCTAACCTCAAGAATGAAAAAGTTAGAATGTTTATAAGCACATACATTTCAACAAATGTAGCTGCACTTTTGACAGCAGTTGAGCTTGGACTTCAACCAATTTTATTTACAAAAGCAGGAAAACCGTTATATTTTATGTACGACTTGAAAACAACCATTCCTGCTATGATGGTTCCACATCTTTTAGTGGTTGGAGTGGTTGAGGCAGCTTTGACAATTTTGCTATATTCAGCTTTAAAAAATTTTGCTAAAATAGAAAAGTAG
- a CDS encoding PDGLE domain-containing protein, whose translation MKKRVDNNFKTILIILFALAILTPLGILTQNPAFGEWTQEEIKKMLGFVPEGLKKYAEVYKFDLFDGYSVKFISNQYIGYILSALIGIAVIFAIFFLLKHLMTERK comes from the coding sequence ATGAAAAAGAGAGTTGATAATAACTTCAAAACAATACTAATAATTCTGTTTGCCCTTGCTATTTTGACCCCGCTTGGGATTTTGACACAAAACCCGGCGTTTGGCGAATGGACTCAGGAAGAAATAAAGAAGATGCTGGGGTTTGTGCCTGAAGGGTTAAAAAAGTATGCTGAGGTGTATAAATTTGACCTCTTTGATGGCTATTCAGTTAAATTTATTTCCAACCAGTATATTGGCTATATTTTATCAGCACTAATTGGGATAGCAGTGATATTCGCGATATTTTTCTTATTAAAACATTTGATGACTGAAAGGAAGTAA
- a CDS encoding energy-coupling factor transporter transmembrane component T family protein, giving the protein MLPDFLREGDNVEVKVAKEGYVEKSLSGYLKVSQWFFKRNKSLFTNIDEWAKLLFLIWFSLLVSISDSILFLVVAFTFVLVVAAISKADIKALIVSSWAFVPLVTFIISIPYMLITKSIMPAVLQVLKTGIIIMTGEVVIYNSRIDRLFKPFSFFGGLKEFIWLVELTIRNIFVLLHTITDILFAKKIRTVGVSRNRLDFVKSMIRAIAQKTIYISEVTYISMKTRGFSSGNVKFVWRFKVTISELLVVFLLIIMSILERILK; this is encoded by the coding sequence TTGCTGCCAGATTTTTTGAGAGAAGGAGATAACGTTGAAGTCAAAGTTGCAAAAGAAGGATATGTGGAAAAGAGTCTTTCTGGTTACTTGAAAGTTTCTCAATGGTTTTTCAAAAGAAACAAAAGTTTATTTACAAATATTGACGAATGGGCAAAACTTTTGTTTTTAATATGGTTTAGTTTACTTGTCAGTATCTCTGATAGTATTTTGTTTTTGGTAGTTGCTTTTACTTTTGTATTGGTAGTTGCAGCAATATCAAAAGCTGATATCAAAGCATTGATTGTTTCGTCTTGGGCGTTTGTACCGCTTGTTACATTTATCATAAGCATTCCTTATATGCTTATTACAAAGAGTATTATGCCTGCTGTTTTGCAGGTTTTAAAGACAGGTATAATTATAATGACAGGTGAGGTTGTGATATATAACTCAAGAATTGACAGGCTTTTTAAGCCTTTTTCTTTTTTTGGGGGATTGAAAGAATTTATATGGCTTGTGGAGCTCACGATAAGGAACATCTTTGTACTTTTGCACACAATTACAGATATTTTGTTCGCAAAAAAGATAAGGACAGTGGGTGTATCAAGGAATAGATTAGATTTTGTAAAGTCTATGATAAGAGCCATTGCTCAAAAGACCATATATATTTCAGAGGTTACTTATATCTCTATGAAAACGCGCGGCTTTTCATCAGGAAATGTTAAATTTGTGTGGAGATTCAAGGTTACAATCTCAGAACTTCTGGTGGTATTTTTATTAATTATTATGAGCATTTTGGAGAGGATTTTAAAATGA
- a CDS encoding energy-coupling factor ABC transporter ATP-binding protein, protein MSAVFRGENITYRVNNKTILDSASFEIEKGKAYALVGCNGSGKTTLMKILSGIILDFEGELYFYDKKVDKTSFDELFKNGFYKKVGYMFQETELQLFNLTVFDEIAFGPRQFMNDERKIQERVLEVAKFLNIDNLLESDILTLSGGEKKRVALASILANNPEVLILDEPTNDLDPKSIRFFARILKQLKDVGKTLIVSTHHFDLLFRLADYTILLSPDHRILKIGTTKEILEDKNLLIEAEVIDEEFEV, encoded by the coding sequence ATGAGTGCAGTGTTTAGAGGGGAAAATATAACATACAGAGTAAACAACAAAACCATTCTTGATAGTGCAAGCTTTGAGATAGAGAAAGGAAAGGCTTATGCACTTGTAGGTTGCAACGGAAGTGGAAAAACTACGTTAATGAAAATACTTTCTGGAATCATACTTGATTTTGAAGGAGAGCTTTATTTTTATGATAAAAAAGTTGATAAAACTTCTTTTGATGAACTTTTCAAAAACGGATTTTACAAAAAGGTAGGTTATATGTTTCAGGAGACAGAACTTCAGCTTTTTAATCTCACTGTGTTTGATGAGATTGCTTTTGGTCCAAGACAATTTATGAATGATGAAAGAAAAATTCAGGAAAGAGTTTTAGAGGTAGCCAAGTTTTTAAATATTGATAATTTACTTGAAAGTGATATACTAACTTTAAGCGGTGGGGAGAAAAAAAGAGTAGCACTTGCTTCAATACTTGCAAATAACCCAGAGGTTTTAATACTTGATGAGCCAACAAATGACCTTGACCCCAAAAGCATAAGGTTTTTTGCAAGGATTTTAAAACAGCTAAAAGATGTCGGGAAAACTCTAATTGTTTCTACACACCACTTTGACTTGCTTTTTCGCCTGGCTGACTACACAATTTTGCTTTCACCAGACCACAGAATCCTGAAGATTGGTACCACAAAAGAAATTTTAGAGGATAAAAATCTTTTGATTGAAGCTGAGGTCATAGATGAAGAATTTG